The sequence TTCAGTGGAACGGAAAACGGGATATAAGGACATCGTCACCTCGGTCGACCTGGAGATAGAGGACAGGCTGCGGACATTTCTTCATGATCTCTTTCCGGAGGGTGATTATCTGGGTGAAGAGTCAGGCCCGGACGTGAGGTCGTCGACAATGTGGATAGTTGATCCTGTTGATGGAACAACAAACTTTTCTAAGTCAAATCCGCATTATTCTACGCAGATTGCTCTCTACTCCGAGAATCGTGTTGTGCTGGCAATTACTTATGACCACAACCGAAAGGAGACCTTTCATGCGATTGAAGGTCAAGGCGCTTACCTGAACAACAAAAGGATCTGGGTAAGCAAGACGAGAGATCTCCGTGAAGCCACTAGCCATGTGGGGATGCAGTACTCATCCGAGACCGCCTTTGAGCGGATTACCACAAGAATCAACAGAGCAATAAAGATATGCAGGGGGCTGCGAATAACAGGAAGTGCCTGTCTCGATTTTGCCTATGTTGCGTCGGGGCGAGCAGATGTCTTCTGGGAAGAGAGGCTAAAACCCTGGGACGTCGCAAGCGGTGTGCTTCTCGTCAAAGAAGCCGGAGGTTTTGTTGGCAGCTGTGTCGAAGAACCTTTCGACCTCTTCAGTCCTAATGTACTCGTTGCCAACAACTCACCCGAACTGGTAAAGGAATTTCGCGAGAAAGTCTTGTACGACTGAACGAGAGCATTTACTCGATAAGAGAGCGAAGACCCGCTGATCGCTGGAAGAGCCGCTGTTCGCTAGACGCTGATCGCTGTAAAAAACGTCCTTCGTTGAGAATTTGTTCTTCGTTCCAGAGCGAGGATCTGTTTTTCGTTCTTGGCCAAGATCAAAACCAAGAGCAAGATCATGGACCCGTCCTTCGTCAAGACTAAAGCCAGATTCTGACCAGGAGCTTTGTCAGATGACATAAAAGGCAGAAAGAAGATGACTTTGAGAGCGGGATGACACTTATCATTGCTCTTTCAGATAGAGGTCTGGCTTCTTCTTGCAACTTGCATCTTGGAACCGGTCTGACCCTTGGTTATTGGAG comes from Mesotoga sp. UBA6090 and encodes:
- a CDS encoding inositol monophosphatase family protein, which translates into the protein MDNLLLNTFSRRIRAFLPELWRKVSKEEFSVERKTGYKDIVTSVDLEIEDRLRTFLHDLFPEGDYLGEESGPDVRSSTMWIVDPVDGTTNFSKSNPHYSTQIALYSENRVVLAITYDHNRKETFHAIEGQGAYLNNKRIWVSKTRDLREATSHVGMQYSSETAFERITTRINRAIKICRGLRITGSACLDFAYVASGRADVFWEERLKPWDVASGVLLVKEAGGFVGSCVEEPFDLFSPNVLVANNSPELVKEFREKVLYD